One part of the Saprospiraceae bacterium genome encodes these proteins:
- a CDS encoding peptidoglycan DD-metalloendopeptidase family protein, which produces MKLKKIFLFYTLNIIIIINVQITAQNSIARNQNMNQINEIQKAINQTNDLLNSSKEEKRQLFKKLELLQSQIIYRRELKEKLNSELQVTNNKIKSFQIQNEENSTQLIKLQKEYSLLLKYKLIHRLTYNPLLTMMSPDNLDENVKRWYLIERIENQRIQILSSMKTWKSKYLHSLNNLNLESFKQDSLLKTVKEEEVKIISDLTSAKTLIQGLQTKELSLSAELLSYKKKKEQLSSWIKESIEGLNKKTDRAVLTNTKNIMKFPMEESAIISRFGKNIESGNKNLIIRNNGIDLQSSNPFVTAAMNAEVVQIRKMPNQLYLLITKNKNLYVVYSNLQSVLLRNGEKVETGMNLGKAFKNDQGLFELHFETWNGKNPQNPLLFLAK; this is translated from the coding sequence ATGAAGTTAAAAAAAATCTTCTTATTTTATACCCTAAACATCATTATTATAATCAACGTCCAGATTACGGCACAAAATTCAATTGCCCGAAATCAGAATATGAATCAAATAAATGAAATCCAAAAAGCAATTAATCAAACAAACGATTTATTGAATTCCTCTAAAGAAGAGAAAAGGCAATTATTTAAAAAGTTAGAACTTTTACAAAGTCAAATAATATATCGTAGAGAATTAAAAGAAAAACTAAATAGTGAACTTCAGGTTACCAATAATAAAATAAAATCATTTCAAATTCAAAATGAAGAAAACAGTACACAATTAATCAAATTACAAAAAGAATACAGTTTGCTCTTGAAATATAAATTGATACACCGACTTACCTATAATCCTTTACTTACCATGATGAGTCCTGATAACCTGGATGAAAATGTAAAGCGATGGTATTTAATTGAAAGAATTGAAAATCAGAGAATCCAAATTTTAAGTTCGATGAAAACCTGGAAAAGTAAGTATCTCCATTCGTTAAATAATTTAAATCTTGAATCTTTCAAACAGGATTCTTTGTTAAAAACTGTAAAAGAAGAAGAAGTAAAAATTATTTCGGATCTTACAAGTGCGAAAACTTTAATTCAAGGATTACAGACCAAAGAATTAAGTTTAAGTGCCGAACTTTTAAGCTATAAAAAGAAAAAAGAACAATTAAGTTCCTGGATTAAAGAAAGTATCGAAGGCCTGAACAAAAAAACAGACCGGGCAGTACTTACGAATACTAAAAATATTATGAAATTTCCAATGGAAGAATCTGCAATTATTTCACGATTTGGAAAAAATATTGAATCTGGAAATAAGAATCTGATTATACGAAATAATGGAATCGACTTACAATCCAGTAATCCATTTGTAACTGCCGCCATGAATGCTGAAGTGGTACAAATTCGAAAAATGCCGAATCAACTCTATTTATTAATAACAAAAAACAAAAATTTATACGTAGTATATTCAAATCTACAAAGTGTGCTTTTACGCAATGGTGAAAAAGTTGAAACTGGGATGAACCTTGGAAAAGCTTTTAAAAATGATCAGGGACTTTTTGAATTACATTTTGAAACCTGGAATGGAAAAAATCCACAAAATCCACTTCTATTTTTAGCAAAATAG
- the rnc gene encoding ribonuclease III, whose amino-acid sequence MQNLTGFIPSNIYIFKLAFYHKSTLNNYPSDTNGIYQSNERLEYLGDALLSFVVGEYLFKKYPSADEGFLTKMRSKIVKRKTMNHVAEQMGLDNLMMEFNQTAISQSMLGNALEALIGAIYIEQGFEFTKQFILTKILKKFIDIDQLEFFDDNYKSQLLEWCQKYSKEIDFKVLNKFKIDKRDRFKVGVIIDGVEISSAEDFNKKSAEQVASEIAIRHLGVHLEIDKED is encoded by the coding sequence TTGCAAAATCTAACTGGGTTTATACCATCCAATATTTATATTTTTAAATTAGCCTTTTACCATAAATCTACCCTCAATAATTATCCTTCGGATACCAATGGAATTTATCAATCAAACGAACGTTTAGAATATTTGGGTGATGCCTTATTAAGTTTTGTGGTCGGTGAATATTTATTTAAAAAATATCCATCAGCAGATGAAGGTTTTTTAACTAAAATGAGATCTAAAATTGTGAAGCGCAAAACGATGAATCATGTTGCGGAGCAAATGGGTTTAGATAATCTGATGATGGAATTTAATCAAACAGCGATATCGCAATCCATGTTGGGTAATGCTCTGGAAGCTTTAATTGGCGCAATCTATATCGAACAGGGATTTGAATTTACAAAGCAGTTTATCTTGACTAAGATTCTTAAAAAATTCATTGATATTGATCAATTGGAATTTTTTGATGATAATTATAAAAGTCAATTATTAGAATGGTGTCAAAAATATTCTAAAGAAATTGATTTTAAAGTATTAAATAAATTTAAAATAGATAAACGAGATCGCTTTAAGGTAGGTGTAATAATAGATGGAGTTGAAATTTCATCAGCTGAAGATTTTAATAAGAAAAGCGCAGAACAAGTCGCCTCTGAAATTGCCATTCGGCATTTGGGTGTTCACTTAGAAATTGATAAAGAAGATTAA
- a CDS encoding DUF4292 domain-containing protein, translating into MKLINKPIHLALLISLFIYSTGCRSSRPSANANKDTLLPTLPELPLDSLLTHIMAAQNIQLLSMKGEIEYENKNENLDAKISLYSMKDSFCLLILKKLGIEVSRILITKDSIQIIDRLNQEYITGIYNNLIAYYQVPFPFYAIHDILTNVCFFSEDILYQSSIKENNYIIKGFTETQACECKIHGRTLKPLSFSLNTQAYAMNIQSEERSQILWNAIPTKMKISIHEKLNPQEALLDIHIHWTDIKFEIPKTIKFNIPDHYLKRSK; encoded by the coding sequence ATGAAGCTTATAAATAAACCCATTCACCTCGCACTTTTAATAAGTCTATTTATATATTCAACAGGTTGTCGTTCTTCCAGGCCATCTGCGAATGCAAATAAAGATACCCTTTTACCTACACTACCCGAACTTCCACTGGATAGTTTGTTGACCCATATTATGGCAGCTCAAAATATCCAACTGCTTTCAATGAAAGGGGAAATAGAATATGAAAATAAAAATGAAAATTTAGACGCTAAGATTTCATTATATTCTATGAAGGATAGTTTTTGTTTACTTATTTTAAAAAAACTTGGGATTGAAGTTTCCCGGATTTTAATTACTAAAGATAGTATCCAAATTATAGACCGCCTGAATCAGGAATATATAACTGGCATATATAACAATTTAATAGCATATTATCAAGTTCCCTTTCCATTTTATGCAATCCATGACATATTAACAAACGTTTGTTTTTTTTCAGAAGATATCCTCTATCAATCGTCCATAAAAGAAAATAATTATATCATAAAGGGTTTCACTGAAACCCAAGCTTGTGAATGTAAAATTCATGGACGGACCCTTAAACCCCTTTCATTTAGCCTAAATACTCAAGCGTATGCAATGAACATTCAAAGCGAAGAAAGAAGTCAAATTTTATGGAACGCTATACCCACTAAAATGAAAATTTCAATACATGAAAAATTGAATCCTCAGGAAGCGCTACTAGATATTCATATTCATTGGACAGACATAAAATTTGAAATTCCTAAAACCATTAAATTTAATATTCCCGACCATTATTTAAAACGCTCTAAATGA
- the pyk gene encoding pyruvate kinase — MIHHNTKIIATVGPACSSYQNLLALAQEGVAIFRINFSHGTYDDHAAVIHSILQINEKHDAHLGILCDLQGPKLRIGLIENNQLEVFPGDILTFVNESCIGTKDKIYMSYENFAEDVKPGESILIDDGKLVFEVIESNKKDTVKLKCLFGGILSSNKGVNLPDTEISLPSLTPKDMRDLEFILQHPVNWIALSFVRKARDIEELINLIENAKHSAKVIAKIEKPEAIKNLDAIIKISNGIMIARGDLGVEFPIEKLPTVQKMIIAKCIQRARPVIVATQLMDSMIQNPSPTRAEVTDVANAVLDGTDAVMLSAETSVGMHPVKVVKAMNKIIFEAEKHYAIITKRPRPSDKSSTFISDVVCFNAAKTAEDIKAKAIIGLTVSGYTAFKTSSYRPNCPIFIFSSAIHMLGTLNLVWGVRCYYYDKMSSTDETIDDLIELLKAEKKLQVGDLVVNTGSMPIHKKLRTNMLKVTEVE; from the coding sequence ATGATCCACCACAACACAAAAATTATAGCAACCGTAGGCCCGGCTTGCAGTAGTTATCAAAATTTATTGGCTCTTGCCCAAGAAGGAGTTGCCATTTTCCGGATCAATTTCTCCCATGGAACTTATGATGATCATGCAGCAGTCATACATTCCATCCTTCAAATAAATGAAAAACATGATGCCCATTTGGGTATATTATGTGACCTTCAAGGGCCCAAATTACGAATTGGCCTTATAGAAAATAACCAGTTAGAGGTCTTTCCTGGGGATATTTTAACTTTTGTTAATGAGTCTTGTATAGGAACGAAAGATAAGATCTATATGAGCTATGAGAATTTTGCTGAAGATGTTAAGCCTGGTGAATCCATTTTAATAGATGATGGAAAACTGGTTTTTGAAGTGATTGAAAGCAATAAAAAGGATACGGTGAAACTAAAATGCCTATTTGGAGGTATCCTTTCTTCCAATAAAGGGGTCAATTTACCAGATACTGAAATTTCACTCCCCTCTCTGACCCCAAAAGATATGAGAGATCTTGAATTTATTCTACAACATCCTGTAAATTGGATTGCATTATCTTTTGTTAGAAAAGCCCGTGATATTGAAGAATTGATCAACTTAATTGAAAATGCAAAGCATTCTGCGAAAGTCATTGCAAAAATAGAAAAGCCGGAAGCGATAAAAAACCTGGATGCAATTATTAAAATAAGTAATGGCATTATGATTGCACGGGGCGATTTAGGTGTGGAGTTTCCAATTGAGAAATTGCCAACTGTTCAAAAAATGATTATTGCGAAATGTATTCAGCGAGCAAGACCCGTTATTGTAGCAACACAATTAATGGATAGCATGATTCAAAATCCAAGTCCAACCAGAGCAGAAGTAACAGATGTTGCAAATGCCGTCCTTGATGGGACAGATGCTGTTATGTTAAGTGCAGAAACCTCTGTCGGTATGCATCCTGTGAAAGTGGTCAAGGCCATGAATAAGATAATTTTTGAAGCTGAAAAACATTATGCAATTATAACCAAAAGACCCCGACCTTCAGATAAATCCTCTACGTTTATATCCGACGTGGTCTGCTTTAATGCAGCAAAAACTGCAGAAGACATTAAAGCAAAAGCGATTATTGGCTTGACTGTTTCTGGATATACCGCTTTTAAAACCTCCTCTTACAGACCAAATTGTCCGATTTTTATTTTTTCAAGTGCCATCCATATGTTAGGAACTTTAAACCTTGTATGGGGAGTTCGTTGTTACTATTATGATAAAATGAGCTCCACAGATGAAACCATTGATGATCTCATTGAATTATTAAAAGCGGAGAAAAAATTACAAGTTGGTGATTTAGTTGTTAACACAGGCAGTATGCCAATTCATAAAAAACTAAGAACTAATATGCTCAAAGTTACAGAAGTTGAATAA
- the fabF gene encoding beta-ketoacyl-ACP synthase II translates to MRRVVVTGIGALTPIGVGHPAYLEGLKAGISGACPITYFDASLFRTRFVCQLKDFVAEHYLDKKEARKIDPFAQYALVVAEEAMKDSGIETDKTDLSRFGVIWGSGIGGFNTLENDISEAALHVGAPRYSPFLIPKLITDIAPGHISIKYGLMGINYSTVSACASSAHAISNAFDYIRLNKADVMVTGGSEAAITRAGMGGFSSMKALSERNDDFLTASRPYDKDRDGFVLGEGAGALILEEYEAAKRRGAKIYAEMVGSGATADAYHITAPHPEGLGASNAMALALKEAGLRPSDIDYINTHGTSTPLGDIAEAKAILKVFGEDAYQLNISSTKSMTGHLLGAAGVIEVIAGIFAMNHSFIPPTINHFTDDPELDPKLNFTFNEAQPRTVNAFLSNTFGFGGHNSSVIFKRC, encoded by the coding sequence ATGAGGCGAGTCGTAGTTACAGGAATTGGTGCCCTAACCCCTATAGGTGTTGGGCATCCTGCATATTTGGAAGGTTTAAAGGCAGGCATCAGTGGTGCTTGTCCTATAACTTATTTTGATGCGAGTCTATTTAGAACGCGTTTCGTTTGTCAATTAAAGGATTTTGTTGCAGAACATTATCTCGATAAGAAAGAAGCTAGAAAAATTGACCCTTTTGCACAATATGCTTTGGTAGTAGCCGAAGAGGCAATGAAAGATTCTGGAATTGAAACAGATAAAACAGATCTTTCCCGTTTTGGGGTAATTTGGGGCTCAGGAATTGGTGGTTTCAATACGTTGGAAAATGATATTTCTGAAGCAGCTTTGCATGTAGGAGCACCTAGATATAGTCCGTTTCTCATACCGAAATTAATTACAGATATAGCTCCTGGCCATATTTCTATTAAATATGGATTAATGGGTATAAATTATAGCACGGTTTCAGCCTGTGCTTCTTCTGCTCATGCAATCAGTAATGCATTTGATTACATTCGTCTAAACAAAGCTGACGTAATGGTTACTGGCGGTTCGGAAGCTGCAATAACAAGAGCTGGAATGGGTGGTTTCTCATCTATGAAAGCCTTATCTGAGCGCAATGATGATTTTCTCACCGCTTCCAGACCCTATGACAAAGATCGGGATGGTTTTGTTCTAGGAGAAGGTGCTGGAGCTTTGATATTAGAAGAATACGAAGCTGCAAAACGAAGAGGAGCAAAAATTTATGCCGAAATGGTTGGTTCTGGAGCTACAGCAGATGCTTATCATATTACCGCACCACATCCTGAGGGATTAGGAGCTAGTAATGCAATGGCCTTAGCTTTAAAAGAAGCAGGATTAAGACCCTCTGATATTGATTATATTAATACTCACGGCACTTCCACTCCGTTAGGTGATATCGCAGAAGCAAAAGCTATTTTAAAGGTATTTGGAGAAGATGCTTACCAACTCAATATAAGTTCAACAAAATCTATGACGGGTCATTTATTAGGCGCAGCTGGCGTTATAGAAGTGATTGCAGGTATTTTTGCAATGAACCATAGTTTTATACCACCTACGATTAATCACTTTACAGATGATCCAGAATTGGACCCTAAACTCAATTTTACATTTAATGAAGCGCAGCCTCGAACGGTAAATGCCTTTTTAAGTAATACCTTTGGTTTCGGAGGCCATAACAGTTCAGTGATATTTAAAAGATGTTAG
- a CDS encoding arsenate reductase ArsC — protein sequence MNILVLCTGNSCRSQIAEGYIRHFANGHCNVFSAGIETHGLNPLAVKVMAEDGVDISKHRSTSIDAYDGIAFEYIITVCDHARESCPWLKAKILNLHYSFPDPAKATGTPEEILQEFRIVRDEIKIYCEHFAKKYVTG from the coding sequence ATGAATATTCTTGTATTGTGCACTGGAAATAGCTGTCGGAGTCAAATTGCTGAAGGGTATATTAGACATTTTGCAAACGGGCATTGCAATGTATTTAGTGCAGGTATTGAAACGCATGGGCTAAATCCACTTGCTGTGAAGGTAATGGCTGAAGACGGTGTAGACATTTCAAAGCACCGTTCTACTTCTATAGATGCATATGATGGCATCGCTTTTGAATACATTATAACCGTTTGTGATCATGCCAGAGAATCTTGCCCCTGGCTGAAAGCAAAAATTCTAAACCTTCACTATAGTTTTCCAGATCCTGCAAAAGCTACAGGTACACCAGAGGAAATTTTGCAAGAATTTAGAATCGTACGGGACGAAATAAAAATATATTGTGAGCATTTTGCAAAAAAATATGTAACTGGTTGA
- a CDS encoding AraC family ligand binding domain-containing protein, with amino-acid sequence MQHLKNINQDKIREWLGEIENKEIQDYEIALNNLATANAKLPPAYLKEHILGQISSLNENRLIQGKIDIKNPPLIHKDSNIQDWINAIEGLKAPIDFDEIHLEPIRSDETVEMFIAWASTIIPEEVHDNILESFLILEGSCTCHIKDQQGNLRIVHMQAGDFITMGIGETHDLHITSEQPTKAILQWLKIAA; translated from the coding sequence TTGCAACATTTAAAAAATATAAATCAAGATAAAATCCGGGAGTGGCTCGGTGAGATTGAAAATAAAGAGATCCAAGATTATGAAATTGCTCTAAATAATTTGGCAACTGCTAATGCAAAATTGCCACCAGCGTATCTAAAAGAGCATATTTTAGGTCAAATCTCAAGCTTGAATGAGAATCGTTTAATACAAGGAAAAATAGATATAAAGAATCCGCCCTTGATCCATAAAGACTCCAATATTCAGGATTGGATAAATGCAATAGAAGGCTTAAAAGCCCCTATAGATTTTGATGAGATTCATTTAGAACCAATCCGATCTGATGAAACTGTTGAAATGTTTATTGCCTGGGCTTCAACAATTATACCCGAAGAAGTTCACGACAATATATTAGAAAGTTTTCTGATCTTAGAAGGCAGTTGTACCTGCCATATTAAAGATCAACAGGGCAATTTGAGAATTGTACATATGCAAGCAGGAGATTTTATCACCATGGGAATCGGTGAAACGCATGATTTACATATTACTTCAGAACAACCAACAAAAGCCATTTTACAATGGTTAAAAATTGCAGCTTAA
- a CDS encoding Omp28-related outer membrane protein — protein MKRFLLILFIGGSFSGLFAQNTFSDNFDSYTAGAFLGVSSTKWSTWSGIKGGADDTKVSNEQAHSGANSIKFISNVSGGGPADVILPFGGRKTNGVFTMEMWMYVVTGTGAYFNWQGNAVVGQIWSMDAFFDPNGDVRFTLGTAGAGTIAKGTHLKDTWFKIKVVANMTDNNWEAFIDDKSLGSWSNPNNAVASMDIYPTSSNNLSTYYVDDVTYTYEPFVSLNLDATLSSATVRPKNLTGETAPASIKIKNVGRTKITSAEVVWSVNGGSPTTENYTLNLDSLKESAALPLTGLITYGVGIGKLDIAITKVNSNTDDKQSNNSRSVAIEGVTPAPNKKHVVEEATGTWCQWCPRGAVYMDSLTKLFPNHFIGIAVHNRDPMVFAAYDSGLATFPGFAGYPSVINNRKLLGDPSGMEPVFYDHIVELTPVILDLGAKYDATTKELTVEVKADFVEAVTGDHRFNLVIVEDGVKGTTSAYNQSNAYAGGTNGVMGGYEILPNPVPAARMTYNHVGRAIVDGWSGEQGFLPDDIPANTSYIKSYTYLIPTGYNPAKMRLVGLMMDPNGEILNANEATFDDAVAAGLFTATNDPNANVSAVKIIPNPASDYMEISLNLLNQTDLAVEILDLMGRTIIKKEYGLQNGEIVLPIQTSLLDNGNYILRLYEGNKMKTQKLVVAH, from the coding sequence ATGAAGAGATTTTTACTAATACTTTTTATTGGAGGGTCGTTTAGCGGTTTATTTGCTCAAAATACATTTTCCGATAATTTTGATAGCTATACTGCGGGCGCTTTCTTAGGAGTAAGTTCTACTAAATGGTCCACTTGGAGTGGAATTAAAGGAGGAGCTGATGATACCAAAGTGAGTAACGAACAAGCTCATAGTGGTGCCAATTCAATAAAATTTATTTCCAATGTTTCAGGTGGTGGCCCTGCAGATGTGATTTTGCCTTTTGGTGGAAGAAAAACAAATGGAGTTTTTACCATGGAGATGTGGATGTATGTTGTAACTGGTACAGGAGCTTATTTTAATTGGCAAGGAAATGCTGTAGTTGGTCAAATCTGGTCTATGGATGCATTCTTTGACCCGAATGGTGATGTTCGGTTTACCTTAGGTACAGCTGGGGCTGGAACGATTGCAAAAGGAACCCATCTAAAAGATACCTGGTTCAAAATAAAAGTGGTTGCAAATATGACCGATAATAATTGGGAAGCTTTTATAGATGATAAATCCCTTGGAAGCTGGTCAAATCCAAACAATGCAGTTGCATCTATGGATATTTATCCAACGAGTTCTAACAATCTTTCTACGTACTATGTAGATGATGTGACTTATACTTATGAACCCTTTGTTTCATTAAATTTAGATGCTACCTTATCAAGCGCAACCGTGAGACCTAAAAATCTTACAGGTGAAACTGCGCCGGCTAGTATTAAAATTAAAAATGTAGGTCGTACAAAAATTACATCAGCAGAAGTTGTATGGTCTGTGAATGGTGGATCCCCTACCACGGAGAATTATACTTTAAATCTTGATAGTTTAAAAGAATCTGCTGCATTACCATTAACTGGATTAATAACTTATGGAGTTGGAATTGGTAAATTGGATATTGCGATAACCAAAGTGAATTCTAATACAGATGATAAACAAAGTAACAACAGCCGTTCTGTGGCAATTGAAGGTGTTACACCTGCTCCAAATAAAAAGCATGTCGTGGAAGAGGCTACCGGTACCTGGTGCCAGTGGTGCCCAAGAGGTGCGGTTTATATGGATTCTTTGACAAAGTTATTTCCAAATCATTTTATTGGTATTGCAGTACATAATAGAGACCCTATGGTGTTTGCAGCATATGATTCGGGCTTAGCTACATTTCCTGGTTTCGCAGGATATCCAAGTGTTATCAATAATCGAAAATTATTAGGGGATCCTAGTGGAATGGAACCCGTATTTTATGATCACATTGTAGAATTAACACCGGTAATTCTTGATCTTGGAGCAAAATATGATGCAACTACTAAGGAATTAACCGTTGAAGTTAAAGCAGATTTTGTTGAAGCTGTAACTGGAGATCATCGATTCAATCTAGTTATTGTAGAAGATGGTGTTAAAGGAACTACTTCAGCATACAATCAATCAAATGCTTATGCAGGTGGAACAAATGGCGTTATGGGCGGATATGAAATTCTTCCCAATCCTGTTCCGGCAGCTCGTATGACCTATAATCATGTGGGTCGTGCAATTGTAGATGGATGGTCTGGGGAGCAAGGTTTTTTACCAGATGACATTCCAGCAAATACCTCGTATATTAAATCTTATACATACCTAATTCCAACTGGATACAATCCTGCAAAAATGAGATTGGTTGGACTTATGATGGACCCTAATGGTGAAATCCTAAATGCAAATGAAGCAACTTTTGATGATGCTGTTGCCGCTGGTTTATTTACAGCAACAAATGATCCTAATGCGAATGTTAGCGCAGTTAAAATAATTCCAAATCCTGCTTCAGATTATATGGAAATAAGTTTGAATCTATTAAATCAAACAGATCTTGCTGTTGAAATTTTAGATTTGATGGGACGTACAATAATTAAAAAGGAATATGGTCTTCAAAATGGTGAAATTGTATTGCCAATCCAAACTTCTTTATTGGATAATGGTAATTATATTTTGCGTCTTTATGAAGGAAATAAAATGAAAACACAAAAATTAGTGGTAGCTCATTAA
- a CDS encoding winged helix-turn-helix transcriptional regulator, producing the protein MGTTKTEIFSTSDNKIATLAKALGHPARIAILKILIKKESCICGAIVDELPLAQSTISQHLKELKKAGIIQGAVEGPSICYCINSKIWNSAAATFLEFFELAKKNTKNCC; encoded by the coding sequence ATGGGGACCACTAAAACCGAAATATTTTCTACAAGTGATAATAAGATAGCGACTCTAGCAAAAGCACTTGGGCATCCTGCAAGAATAGCTATTCTTAAAATTCTTATCAAAAAAGAAAGCTGCATTTGTGGTGCTATCGTTGACGAATTACCATTAGCACAAAGTACCATCAGTCAACATTTGAAAGAACTTAAAAAGGCCGGAATTATTCAAGGAGCGGTCGAAGGCCCATCCATTTGTTATTGTATTAATTCAAAAATATGGAATTCAGCTGCTGCTACATTTCTGGAATTTTTTGAATTGGCAAAAAAAAATACAAAAAATTGCTGTTAA
- a CDS encoding acyl carrier protein, protein MSTIAERVKKIIVDKLAVDEAEVTTEASFVNDLGADSLDTVELIMEFEKEFDTSIPDDQAEKIQTVGQAISYLEANCK, encoded by the coding sequence ATGTCAACAATTGCTGAGAGAGTAAAAAAAATTATCGTAGACAAACTTGCAGTCGATGAGGCTGAGGTCACAACAGAAGCTAGTTTTGTTAACGATTTAGGTGCAGATTCCCTTGATACTGTGGAACTTATCATGGAATTTGAAAAAGAGTTTGATACTTCAATACCAGATGATCAAGCAGAAAAAATCCAAACAGTAGGTCAGGCGATTTCATATTTGGAGGCAAACTGCAAATAA
- a CDS encoding RNA polymerase sigma factor yields the protein MIKQLKAGDNKSFEYLYDHYAPTLFGIITRIIPKPEDAENVLQDCFIKIWKYVASYDASKGSLATWLINIARNTAIDFTRSSQYLNSNKNQNLDYFVYNEMPSLSVRISDEEIGLRELVNKLDPSCRQILEWMYFEGYTQQEISDEFSIPLGTVKTRARNGLKALRSLFETEKTF from the coding sequence TTGATAAAACAATTAAAAGCTGGGGACAATAAATCCTTTGAATATCTATATGATCATTATGCTCCTACATTATTTGGGATTATCACTAGAATAATTCCAAAACCGGAAGATGCAGAAAATGTTTTACAAGATTGTTTTATTAAAATTTGGAAATATGTAGCAAGTTATGATGCTTCTAAAGGAAGTTTAGCTACCTGGTTAATTAACATAGCCCGGAATACAGCGATCGATTTTACGCGTTCTAGTCAGTATCTAAACAGTAATAAAAACCAAAATTTAGATTACTTCGTATATAATGAAATGCCCAGTTTGTCTGTTAGAATCTCTGATGAAGAAATCGGATTGCGGGAACTTGTAAATAAACTTGATCCATCCTGTCGTCAAATTCTGGAATGGATGTATTTTGAAGGATATACCCAGCAGGAAATTTCAGATGAGTTTTCAATTCCTTTAGGAACGGTAAAAACGAGGGCTAGAAATGGGCTTAAAGCTTTGAGATCCCTATTTGAAACAGAAAAGACATTTTAA
- a CDS encoding arsenite methyltransferase, protein MKTEIEIKEIVRQKYSEIALQDKDSNQASCCGAGACSTEVYNIMTDDYTELKGYAKDADLGLGCGLPTQFAKIHKGDFVIDLGSGAGNDCFVARAETGESGNVLGIDFTEAMIAKARINAASLGFHNVEFRQGDIEQMPVNDGVANVVISNCVLNLVPNKTNVFKEIYRVLKPGGHFSISDIVLSGDLPSELQSNVEMYVGCVSGAIQKDAYIQIIKNTNFSEITIQKEKPIYIPDDILSKHLDAKQLAAYKAGYFGIQSITVYAVKPTETKSCCAPGCCN, encoded by the coding sequence ATGAAAACAGAAATAGAAATTAAAGAAATCGTTCGTCAAAAATATTCTGAAATTGCCCTTCAGGATAAAGATTCTAACCAGGCTTCTTGTTGCGGTGCAGGAGCTTGCAGCACCGAAGTATATAACATCATGACCGATGATTATACAGAATTAAAAGGATATGCTAAAGATGCAGACCTTGGCTTAGGATGCGGACTCCCTACACAATTTGCAAAGATTCATAAAGGTGACTTTGTAATAGATCTTGGTTCAGGTGCTGGCAATGATTGTTTTGTTGCAAGGGCAGAAACCGGAGAATCCGGGAACGTATTAGGCATCGATTTTACAGAAGCTATGATTGCAAAAGCCAGAATCAATGCAGCATCTTTAGGCTTCCATAATGTTGAATTCCGGCAAGGAGATATAGAACAAATGCCTGTAAATGATGGTGTTGCAAATGTTGTTATCAGTAACTGTGTTTTGAATTTAGTGCCTAACAAAACAAATGTTTTTAAAGAAATTTATCGGGTTTTAAAACCAGGTGGTCACTTTAGTATTTCTGATATCGTTTTGTCTGGCGATCTTCCCAGTGAATTACAATCGAATGTTGAAATGTATGTTGGTTGTGTTTCAGGTGCCATTCAAAAAGATGCATACATTCAAATAATAAAAAATACAAATTTTTCAGAAATCACAATCCAAAAAGAAAAACCTATTTATATCCCTGATGACATTTTATCAAAACACCTGGATGCAAAACAACTCGCTGCCTATAAAGCTGGTTATTTTGGAATCCAGAGTATTACTGTTTATGCAGTGAAACCAACAGAAACAAAATCGTGTTGCGCCCCTGGGTGTTGTAATTAA